One window of Methanobacterium alkalithermotolerans genomic DNA carries:
- a CDS encoding GNAT family N-acetyltransferase: protein MTIKIVIEEITQIDKDIYDLLLLGDSSKDMLNDYINRSQKYVAKISEKIVGIIVIINTRPKTLEILNIAVREEFQNKGIGEQLIKFVINMARAGKNEILAIGT from the coding sequence ATGACAATTAAAATAGTGATTGAAGAAATTACCCAGATAGATAAGGATATTTATGACTTGCTGTTACTGGGAGATTCTTCTAAGGATATGTTAAATGATTATATTAATCGTAGCCAAAAGTATGTGGCAAAAATTAGTGAAAAGATTGTGGGAATCATTGTTATAATTAATACCCGACCAAAGACTCTGGAAATTCTTAATATAGCTGTAAGGGAAGAATTTCAGAATAAAGGAATTGGTGAACAACTGATAAAATTTGTTATCAATATGGCCCGGGCCGGGAAAAATGAAATCCTTGCCATCGGAACTTAG
- the aroE gene encoding shikimate dehydrogenase, with translation MITGKTKIIGLFGNPVGHSLSPAMHNAAFNYEKMDYVYVPFNVKPEYLKEATQGAFALNIRGYNVTIPHKTRIIDYLPEVDPTAALIGAVNTVKIQDGVSKGYNTDGIGAIKAIEEITPISNKKVIILGAGGASRAVSFQLLSSYEVELLILNRTPEKAFELKSDLESNLKTTLSTGGFELLLEEIESADILINTTPRGMHPHEDDEPFLKARDIPSHVVVNDLVYNPLETGLIKEATKAGATTISGLKMLLYQGVEAFKIWTGQEPPVDIMEKALYDFL, from the coding sequence TTGATTACAGGAAAAACTAAGATAATAGGGCTTTTTGGAAATCCGGTAGGTCACAGTCTTTCTCCAGCCATGCATAATGCTGCTTTTAATTATGAAAAAATGGATTATGTATATGTGCCCTTTAATGTAAAGCCTGAATATTTAAAAGAGGCCACCCAAGGTGCTTTTGCTTTAAATATCAGGGGATATAATGTAACCATCCCTCATAAAACCAGAATAATAGACTACCTCCCGGAGGTGGACCCTACTGCTGCTTTAATAGGAGCAGTTAATACAGTGAAAATCCAGGACGGTGTAAGTAAGGGGTATAATACTGATGGTATAGGGGCTATTAAGGCTATTGAAGAAATAACTCCTATTTCTAATAAAAAAGTGATTATACTGGGTGCCGGTGGAGCCAGCAGGGCGGTTTCATTCCAGTTACTATCTTCCTATGAAGTGGAGTTACTGATACTAAACCGGACTCCGGAAAAAGCATTTGAACTTAAAAGTGACCTGGAGAGTAATCTAAAAACTACTTTATCTACCGGGGGATTTGAACTACTACTTGAGGAAATAGAATCAGCAGATATTTTAATTAATACCACCCCCCGGGGTATGCATCCCCATGAAGATGATGAACCTTTTTTAAAAGCCAGAGACATCCCTTCTCATGTGGTGGTTAATGATCTGGTATACAATCCCCTGGAAACAGGACTTATAAAAGAGGCTACTAAGGCCGGTGCTACCACCATTTCTGGATTAAAGATGTTGCTTTATCAGGGAGTAGAAGCATTCAAGATATGGACCGGGCAGGAACCACCAGTGGATATTATGGAAAAAGCGCTATATGATTTTTTATAA
- a CDS encoding replication factor C small subunit has protein sequence MSGPWVEKYRPATLDDVVGQDHIIERLKAYVKDESMPNLMFTGPAGVGKTTTALALSKSILGEYWRQNFLELNASDARGIDTVRTNIKNFCRLKPVGAPFRIIFLDEVDNMTKDAQHALRREMEMYTKTSSFILSCNYSSKIIDPIQSRCAIFRFTPVKGHQIIKRMEFIAQEEGLDYDPAAIETMVYFAEGDLRKAINILQSSASVGEKITEDSIYQVISKARPKDVKKMIIKSLNGDFMGARDLLREIMVLQGTSGEDMVNQIYQDVSRMATEEELDGSSYLEIIEAIAETDFRIREGANPRIQLEALLTRFLYKART, from the coding sequence ATGAGTGGACCATGGGTGGAAAAGTACAGACCAGCAACACTAGACGACGTGGTGGGTCAGGATCATATCATAGAAAGGCTCAAAGCTTATGTGAAAGATGAAAGCATGCCTAACCTTATGTTTACAGGGCCTGCAGGCGTGGGTAAGACTACCACGGCACTTGCATTATCTAAATCAATCTTAGGAGAATACTGGAGACAGAACTTCCTGGAACTCAATGCTTCTGATGCCCGGGGTATTGATACGGTGCGGACCAATATCAAAAATTTCTGCCGCTTAAAACCAGTGGGAGCTCCCTTTAGAATAATATTCCTGGATGAAGTGGATAACATGACCAAAGATGCTCAGCATGCTCTTAGAAGAGAAATGGAAATGTATACCAAGACTTCTTCATTCATACTATCCTGCAATTATTCTTCTAAAATCATAGACCCCATACAGTCTCGTTGTGCCATATTCCGCTTTACACCGGTAAAAGGGCATCAAATAATTAAGAGAATGGAATTTATCGCCCAGGAAGAAGGCCTGGATTATGATCCTGCGGCTATTGAAACCATGGTTTACTTTGCCGAAGGGGACCTGAGAAAGGCCATTAATATTCTACAATCCTCGGCTTCAGTGGGAGAAAAAATCACAGAAGATAGTATTTACCAGGTAATATCTAAAGCCAGACCTAAAGATGTTAAAAAAATGATTATTAAATCATTGAATGGGGATTTCATGGGAGCACGTGACTTACTTCGTGAAATTATGGTTTTGCAGGGTACCAGTGGGGAGGATATGGTGAATCAGATTTATCAGGATGTTTCTCGCATGGCCACAGAAGAGGAATTAGATGGTTCTTCTTATCTGGAGATAATTGAAGCTATTGCTGAGACTGATTTTAGAATAAGGGAAGGTGCTAATCCTAGAATACAATTAGAAGCACTTCTAACCAGGTTCTTATACAAGGCCCGGACTTAA
- a CDS encoding GNAT family N-acetyltransferase, with translation MPSELRNCGIKQIALYQKCGFRIVGVELDFYKHYFEEFYENGILCRDMIRMKMYL, from the coding sequence TTGCCATCGGAACTTAGAAACTGTGGTATTAAGCAAATAGCATTATATCAGAAATGTGGTTTCCGGATTGTAGGAGTGGAGCTTGATTTTTATAAACATTATTTTGAAGAGTTCTATGAAAATGGTATTCTCTGTAGAGATATGATCCGGATGAAAATGTATCTGTGA
- a CDS encoding RNA ligase partner protein has translation MFAKQRFVLDTTAFTDNQLRDDLGDGELNQSVNYLIDLIARSRIKLNISCHMPPVTYKEFSDYMARYECPEDIMIKAETWIVKKTPNRYDTQIPSEIFFEYVQDMRERMNKGMKISESAMWQAAVESMVMMSRGEEKNKIEMEIVGKAIKDFRKKYRAALRKGTLDSAPDLDVLLLAKELGAGVVAADEGIKVWAERLGLRFLHAKSFPQMLQEYLKYYE, from the coding sequence ATGTTTGCCAAGCAAAGGTTTGTTCTCGATACTACTGCTTTTACGGATAACCAGTTACGGGATGATTTAGGTGATGGAGAACTTAATCAGTCGGTAAATTATCTGATTGATTTGATTGCCCGTTCTAGAATTAAACTGAATATAAGTTGCCATATGCCCCCGGTAACTTATAAAGAATTCTCAGATTACATGGCCCGTTATGAGTGCCCTGAGGATATAATGATAAAAGCAGAAACCTGGATTGTTAAGAAAACTCCTAATAGATATGATACCCAGATTCCTTCAGAGATATTCTTTGAATATGTTCAGGATATGCGGGAGAGAATGAATAAAGGTATGAAAATATCAGAAAGTGCCATGTGGCAGGCTGCTGTGGAATCCATGGTGATGATGTCCCGGGGTGAGGAAAAAAATAAAATCGAGATGGAGATTGTAGGTAAGGCCATAAAAGATTTTAGAAAAAAATATAGGGCTGCTTTAAGGAAAGGAACCCTGGACAGTGCCCCGGATCTCGATGTGCTTTTACTGGCCAAAGAATTAGGAGCAGGAGTGGTGGCTGCAGATGAAGGCATAAAAGTCTGGGCAGAGCGACTGGGCTTGCGATTCTTACATGCCAAATCATTTCCTCAAATGCTCCAGGAATATCTTAAATATTATGAATAA
- a CDS encoding HEAT repeat domain-containing protein gives MRKEKDIDGLISTLKTSKDNRIREKVAYILGDIHADDSVDDLINCLDDEYWPLRKAATLSLGRIGNPEAVPVLIKLLNDEYWHVRENAALSLGAIGDKRAVDPIIQALKDGSLNVKCELVGALGNLGDIKASKHLSEILGEDDFLLRACTVTSLGKIGDDVAIKSLLRSLQDDSYLVRVNATYALGTIGEENTIPYLEEALNKSQGESYEFEIALKKAIASIKSRNKSG, from the coding sequence ATGAGAAAAGAAAAGGACATTGACGGACTGATTAGTACCTTAAAAACCAGTAAAGATAATAGAATACGTGAAAAGGTGGCTTATATTCTGGGAGATATTCATGCCGATGATTCTGTGGATGATTTAATCAATTGTCTAGATGATGAATACTGGCCCCTGCGTAAAGCAGCTACCCTATCTTTAGGAAGAATAGGAAATCCTGAAGCAGTCCCGGTACTGATTAAATTATTAAATGATGAATACTGGCATGTACGTGAAAATGCTGCTCTCTCATTAGGGGCTATTGGTGATAAAAGAGCAGTTGATCCCATAATCCAGGCCTTAAAAGATGGTTCCTTAAATGTTAAATGTGAACTGGTAGGGGCATTAGGAAATCTGGGAGATATAAAAGCATCTAAGCACCTAAGTGAAATACTGGGTGAAGATGATTTTCTTCTTCGAGCCTGTACTGTAACTTCTCTGGGTAAAATCGGTGATGATGTGGCCATAAAGTCACTTTTAAGGTCCCTGCAGGATGATAGTTATCTTGTCCGGGTAAATGCTACCTATGCCCTGGGAACCATTGGTGAGGAGAATACCATTCCCTATCTGGAAGAAGCATTGAATAAATCCCAGGGAGAGTCTTATGAATTTGAAATTGCACTTAAAAAAGCCATAGCCAGTATAAAAAGTAGAAATAAATCAGGATAA